A segment of the Pongo abelii isolate AG06213 chromosome 16, NHGRI_mPonAbe1-v2.0_pri, whole genome shotgun sequence genome:
CTGgagatctttttgttttcttccttcaagTCTGATTGATTCTTTTTTGAGCAGAGGGGAAAAACTTCTCCTTAGTGATTTCTCAAAATAAGGTGAGGGAGCTTGCAGAGCTgagagggtttttgttgttgttgtttgtcttttttcttttctttttttttttgagacagagtttcgctctgttacccaggctggagtgcggtgctgcgatcttagctcactgcaagctctgcctcctgggttcacgccattctcctgcctcagcctccccagtagctgggactacaggcgcctgccaccgcgcccggctaattttttgtatttttagtagagatgggatttcaccatggtctcgatctcctgaccttgtgatctgtccgcctcggcctcccaaagtgctgggattacaggtgtaagccaccgtgcccggcctgtctttttttttcccccctttttgtggagaacatggtcttgctatattgcgcaggcaggtctcaaacacctgggctcaagctaccctCTCGCCTCTGTCTCCCTAaaagctgagatgacaggtgtgagccactgcacctggcaagagAGTTCTTAAGTAGGGCCCTGTATATTTTTCAGGGCTACCCCATAGGTAGAGCTGCTGTATTcagcaattccttttttttttttttttgagatggggtctcactctgttgcccaggttggaatgcagtggtgtagtctcagctcactgcagcctttgcctcctgggctcaggtgtctcccacctcagcctcccaaatagctgggaccacaggtgtgtaccaccacatctcgctaatttttttgtattttttgtagagatgggatttcgccatgttgcccagtctggtctcaaactcctgagctcaagcaacccacctcggactcccaaagtgctgggattacaggcctgagccacactgcacctggcctgtattcAGCATTTTATGCGTAGATGTAGATTTCAGGGAAGAAAGTCTATGGCTTTTATCAGATTATTAAAGAGGATCATGATCCAAAAAAGGATCTTCCCTTCTCTAGAGTGATGGTGACGCTTGTCCCCACAGCATTGACTTGGGCAAGGCAAATGAGCCCAACCACGTGGAGCTGGGACGTAAGGATGACGCAAAAGTTCACAAGATGTTCCTTGACCATACTGGTAAGTGACAGTGGAGATCTGAGGAGGGGGTCTCTGGTCAGTCACTGCCTGGGTGGGTGGGCTCTGAGGGTGGTGTGCCGgccaggaggaggctgagggtgggaatGGCAGCATCCACTGGGGCGCCATGCTCTCCCCACTCCAGGCTCCCACCTGCTGATTGCCCTGAGCAGCACGGAGGTCCTCTACGTGAACCGAAACGGACAGAAGGTACGGCCACTAGCACGCTGGAAGGGGCAGCTGGTGGAGAGTGTGGGTTGGAACAAGGCACTGGGCACGGAGAGCAGCACAGGCCCCATCCTGGTCGGGACTGCCCAAGGCCACATCTTCGAAGCAGAGCTCTCAGCCAGCGAAGGTGGGCTTTTTGGCCCTGCTCCGGATCTCTACTTCCGCCCATTGTACGTGCTAAATGAAGAAGGGGGTCCAGCACCTGTGTGCTCCCTTGAGGCCGAGCGGGGCCCTGATGGGCGTAGCTTTGTTATTGCCACCACTCGGCAGCGCCTCTTCCAGTTCATAGGCCGAGCAGCAGAGGGGGCTGAGGCCCAGGGTTTCTCAGGGCTCTTTGCGGCTTACACGGACCACCCACCCCCATTCCGTGAGTTTCCCAGCAACCTGGGCTACAGTGAGTTGGCCTTCTACACCCCCAAGCTGCGCTCCGCACCCCGGGCCTTCGCCTGGATGATGGGGGATGGTGTGTTGTATGGGGCATTGGACTGTGGGCGCCCTGACTCTCTGCTGAGCGAGGAGCGAGTCTGGGAGTATCCAGAGGGGGTAGGCCCTGGGGCCAGCCCACCCCTAGCCATCGTCTTGACCCAATTCCACTTCCTGCTGCTACTGGCAGACCGGGTGGAGGCAGTGTGCACACTGACCGGGCAGGTGGTGCTGCGGGATCACTTCCTGGAGAAATTTGGGCCGCTGAAGCACATGGTGAAGGACTCCTCCACAGGCCAGCTGTGGGCCTACACTGAGCGGGCTGTCTTCCGCTACCACGTGCAACGGGAGGCCCGAGATGTCTGGCGCACCTATCTGGACATGAACCGCTTCGATCTGGCCAAAGAGTATTGTCGAGAGCGGCCCGACTGCCTGGACACGGTCCTGGCCCGGGAGGCCGATTTCTGCTTTCGCCAGCGTCGCTACCTGGAGAGCGCACGCTGCTATGCCCTGACCCAGAGCTACTTTGAGGAGATTGCCCTCAAGTTCCTGGAGGCCCGACAGGAGCAGGCTCTGGCTGAGTTCCTGCAGCGAAAACTGGCCAGTTTGAAGCCAGCCGAACGTACCCAGGCCACACTGCTGACCACCTGGCTGACAGAGCTCTACCTGAGCCGGCTTGGGGCTCTGCAGGGCGACCCAGAGGCCCTGACCCTCTACCGAGAAACCAAGGAATGCTTTCGAACCTTCCTCAGCAGCCCCCGCCACAAAGAGTGGCTCTTTGCCAGCCGGGCCTCTATCCATGAGCTGCTCGCCAGTCATGGGGACACAGAACACATGGTGTACTTTGCAGTGATCATGCAGGACTATGAGCGGGTGGTGGCTTACCACTGTCAGCACGAGGCCTACGAGGAGGCCCTGGCCGTGCTCGCGCGCCACCGTGACCCCCAGCTCTTCTACAAGTTCTCACCCATCCTCATCCGTCACATCCCCCGCCAGCTTGTAGATGCCTGGATTGAGATGGGCAGCCGGCTGGATGCTCGTCAGCTCATCCCTGCCCTGGTGAACTACAGCCAGGGTGGTGAGGTCCAGCAGGTGAGCCAGGCCATCCGCTACATGGAGTTCTGCGTGAACGTGCTGGGGGAGACTGAGCAGGCCATCCACAACTACCTGCTGTCGCTGTATGCCCGTGGCCGGCCGGACTCACTGCTGGCCTATCTGGAGCAGGCTGGGGCCAGCCCCCACCGGGTACATTACGACCTCAAGTATGCGCTGCGTCTCTGCGCTGAGCATGGCCACCACCGCGCTTGTGTCCATGTCTACAAGGTCCTAGAGCTGTATGAGGAGGCCGTGGACCTGGCCCTGCAGGTAAGCCAGTGCGTCTTGACCCCAGCTGGGAGAGGGACCCAAAGAGCAGTAGCTTTAGATGCGGAAGGGCTTGGGGGGCCATGTCTAGAGGGTGCTGGCTTCTTGCAGAGAGGGAAGGTTAAGAGCATGGACTGTTAAGTCAGATTCGAATTCTGGCTATGCCACTGactaagctgtgtgaccttgggttagtTTCTGAACCTCTCTGTGCTCAGATTATTCGGCCACAAAAGGGGGTCAGTGTTATAGTACATTTACCTCATAGGGTTGATAAAGTTCTGTGTATGAAAAGTActcagggccgggtgtggtggcttgcgccagcactttaggaggccgaggcgagtggatcacaaggtcaggagttcgagaccagcctgaccaacatggtgaaaccccatctctactaaaaatataaaaattagccgggtattgtggtgcgcgcctgtaatcccagctactcaggaggctgaggcaggagaatcgcttgaacccgggaggtggaggttgcagtgagctgagatcacgccattatactccagcctgggtgacagagcaagactccgtctcaaaaaaaaaagaaaaagaaaagaaaaatactcagggccgggcacggtggctcatgcctataatcccagcactttgggaggccaaggtgggcggatcacctgaggtcaggagttcgagaccagcctggccaacatgtcgaaaccctgtctctactgaaaatacaaaagttagctgggcatggtggcacgcacctgtaattccagctactcaggaggctgaggcaggagaatcacttgaacctgggaggaggaggtttcagtgaaccgaaatcgcaccactgcactccagcctgggcaacagagtgagattctgtctcaaaaagaaaaaaagaaaagtacttaGAACACTGCCTGGTACATACACGTTAGCAGAAGAGGAAGGTGCTGAGTTACACTTCTCAAACCATGAATTGTCACCTGCCTTAGCATCCCATGAAGTGCTATTTAACATGCAGTTCCTAGGCCTGCACTCAGGACTTATTGAATCAGAATGCCTGGGGGCAGGGctcaaaaatttgtattttgaatatgtttcccaggtgatttctttctttctttcttttttttttttttttttgagatggagtcttgctctgtctcccaggctggagtgcagtggcccaatctcggctcactgcaagctcagcctcccaggttcacgccattctcctggctcagtctcccaggtagctgggactacaggcgcccgccaccacacccggctaatttttttgtatttttagtagagatggggtttcactgtgttagccaggatggtctcaatctcctgacctcgtgatctgcctgccttggcctcccaaagtgctgggattacaggcctgagccactgcgcccagcctcccagGTGATTTCTAACTTCACTAAAATTGGAGCCCTACTACTCTTAAGTAGCTTTTACATAGCTGTGGCAGGGGCAGGCCCCCTTGCTTCCAGGAGTGCTGGGAATCCTGCCTCGGGGCCTCTCCTCGGCCGTCTCTCTCTCCCATagtctccatgttgggcagggaGGGGCTTGGCCCTAAAGCCCATGCTCTCCCCACAGGTGGACGTGGACCTGGCCAAGCAGTGTGCAGACCTGCCTGAGGAGGATGAGGAATTGCGCAAGAAGCTGTGGCTGAAGATCGCACGGCACGTGGTGCAGGAGGAGGAAGATGTACAGACAGCCATGGCTTGTCTGGCTAGCTGCCCCTTGCTCAAGATTGAGGATGTGCTGCCTTTCTTTCCTGATTTCGTCACCATCGACCACTTCAAGGAGGCGATCTGCAGCTCACTTAAGGCCTACAACCACCACATCCAGGAGCTGCAGCGGGAGATGGAAGAGGCTACAGCCAGTGCCCAACGCATCCGGCGAGACCTGCAGGAGCTGCGGGGCCGCTACGGCACTGTGGAGCCCCAGGACAAATGTGCCACCTGTGACTTCCCCCTGCTCAACCGCCCTTTTTACCTCTTCCTCT
Coding sequences within it:
- the VPS18 gene encoding vacuolar protein sorting-associated protein 18 homolog, whose translation is MASILDEYENSLSRSAVLQPGCPSVGIPHSGYVNAQLEKEVPIFTKQRIDFTPSERITSLVVSSNQLCMSLGKDTLLRIDLGKANEPNHVELGRKDDAKVHKMFLDHTGSHLLIALSSTEVLYVNRNGQKVRPLARWKGQLVESVGWNKALGTESSTGPILVGTAQGHIFEAELSASEGGLFGPAPDLYFRPLYVLNEEGGPAPVCSLEAERGPDGRSFVIATTRQRLFQFIGRAAEGAEAQGFSGLFAAYTDHPPPFREFPSNLGYSELAFYTPKLRSAPRAFAWMMGDGVLYGALDCGRPDSLLSEERVWEYPEGVGPGASPPLAIVLTQFHFLLLLADRVEAVCTLTGQVVLRDHFLEKFGPLKHMVKDSSTGQLWAYTERAVFRYHVQREARDVWRTYLDMNRFDLAKEYCRERPDCLDTVLAREADFCFRQRRYLESARCYALTQSYFEEIALKFLEARQEQALAEFLQRKLASLKPAERTQATLLTTWLTELYLSRLGALQGDPEALTLYRETKECFRTFLSSPRHKEWLFASRASIHELLASHGDTEHMVYFAVIMQDYERVVAYHCQHEAYEEALAVLARHRDPQLFYKFSPILIRHIPRQLVDAWIEMGSRLDARQLIPALVNYSQGGEVQQVSQAIRYMEFCVNVLGETEQAIHNYLLSLYARGRPDSLLAYLEQAGASPHRVHYDLKYALRLCAEHGHHRACVHVYKVLELYEEAVDLALQVDVDLAKQCADLPEEDEELRKKLWLKIARHVVQEEEDVQTAMACLASCPLLKIEDVLPFFPDFVTIDHFKEAICSSLKAYNHHIQELQREMEEATASAQRIRRDLQELRGRYGTVEPQDKCATCDFPLLNRPFYLFLCGHMFHADCLLQAVRPGLPAYKQARLEELQRKLGAVPPLAKGSARAKEAEGGAATAGPSREQLKADLDELVAAECVYCGELMIRSIDRPFIDPQRYEEEQLSWL